One Hippocampus zosterae strain Florida chromosome 4, ASM2543408v3, whole genome shotgun sequence genomic window carries:
- the adma gene encoding adrenomedullin a isoform X2 — MKLIVQAFLYCCLVATAAHCIELEVKPKLKKRLSIWLGSRLRRDLDSKTVNSESFVRQDDIRDTMLPHSSTETHVRTKRSKNSANQSRRQGCYLGTCSVHDLAHRLHLLNNTLKIGSAPPVKISPQGYGRRRRSLPDRRVALRLEQGRLRPVWSTTDSQVHKLEALLRQT, encoded by the exons ATGAAACTAATCGTCCAAGCCTTCCTATATTGCTGCCTGGTggccacagcagcacactgtaTAGAACTTGAAGTGAAACCCAAATTAAAAAAGAG GCTCAGCATATGGCTCGGGAGCAGACTCAGACGGGATCTGGACAGCAAGACTGTAAACTCTGAAAGCTTTGTCAGGCAAGATGACATCAGGGATACCATGCTGCCCCATTCCAG CACTGAAACCCATGTGCGAACCAAGAGGTCCAAAAATTCTGCCAATCAGTCAAGACGGCAGGGTTGTTACCTGGGGACTTGCTCAGTGCACGACCTGGCGCACCGTCTGCACCTTCTCAACAACACGCTGAAGATTGGTAGCGCCCCCCCTGTCAAGATCAGCCCACAAGGATACGGCCGCAGACGTCGCTCCCTACCAGACCGCAGAGTCGCACTGAGACTGGAGCAGGGCAGGCTCAGGCCTGTGTGGAGCACCACTGACTCCCAAGTCCATAAGCTCGAGGCTCTTCTCAGGCAAACATGA
- the adma gene encoding adrenomedullin a isoform X1, with translation MKLIVQAFLYCCLVATAAHCIELEVKPKLKKRLSIWLGSRLRRDLDSKTVNSESFVRQDDIRDTMLPHSRYIPSTEATISKCICQRNKDFESTSLCFSCSTETHVRTKRSKNSANQSRRQGCYLGTCSVHDLAHRLHLLNNTLKIGSAPPVKISPQGYGRRRRSLPDRRVALRLEQGRLRPVWSTTDSQVHKLEALLRQT, from the exons ATGAAACTAATCGTCCAAGCCTTCCTATATTGCTGCCTGGTggccacagcagcacactgtaTAGAACTTGAAGTGAAACCCAAATTAAAAAAGAG GCTCAGCATATGGCTCGGGAGCAGACTCAGACGGGATCTGGACAGCAAGACTGTAAACTCTGAAAGCTTTGTCAGGCAAGATGACATCAGGGATACCATGCTGCCCCATTCCAGGTATATACCTTCAACTGAAGCCACCATTTCGAAATGCATTTGTCAGAGAAATAAGGATTTTGAATCAACCTCCCTCTGTTTCTCCTGCAGCACTGAAACCCATGTGCGAACCAAGAGGTCCAAAAATTCTGCCAATCAGTCAAGACGGCAGGGTTGTTACCTGGGGACTTGCTCAGTGCACGACCTGGCGCACCGTCTGCACCTTCTCAACAACACGCTGAAGATTGGTAGCGCCCCCCCTGTCAAGATCAGCCCACAAGGATACGGCCGCAGACGTCGCTCCCTACCAGACCGCAGAGTCGCACTGAGACTGGAGCAGGGCAGGCTCAGGCCTGTGTGGAGCACCACTGACTCCCAAGTCCATAAGCTCGAGGCTCTTCTCAGGCAAACATGA